In one Diabrotica virgifera virgifera chromosome 5, PGI_DIABVI_V3a genomic region, the following are encoded:
- the LOC126884640 gene encoding tektin-3-like isoform X1: MMIFGQERERRSRYNRQVQPWSTVGATPCMEQVAGPPMPTRIGNYYQTPLPHPWRPTIGYELVEAMPLPSQHATNAMVDPCYTPYGMATEPLKFPNLVTGFERNPAHAARAALYTRYTPLEWTQNALKLFNESDTNRNYSERLRGDFIRVMRETDEKTAQGQRESGRRLGERITDTTFWRNEVRTELERLIAEADLMQGVKRAVQKALDDIEGPLHIAQECLYHREKRDGIDMVHDIAEHALLKEIETYRNKQEQLRILLSKASDQMRNNRAAQAELEKDVQSKDSALGIDNMCHQLNNFSKGINYYGGIEKYDPTTSNTVTWAENSNRIVQRSQSERGKSAQMRSDIDNLINACAQEVWDAWSNTNNALARRAAETLEIKSKLQMQLHKVQQEIFDLEKNIELLKKAIVDKSNPMRVAQTRLEARSHRKEIELCRDTAQDRLVYEVKDLQDSIEILHRKLQEAEAQHQQLLKTRSTLETDLHNKVNSLFIDREKCMGLRRSFPITATIKY; the protein is encoded by the exons ATGATGATCTTCGGTCAAGAAAGAGAAAGAAGGAGTCGTTATAATAGG CAAGTTCAACCATGGAGCACAGTAGGCGCTACGCCTTGTATGGAACAAGTCGCTGGACCTCCTATGCCCACAAGAATTGGAAATTATTATCAAACGCCTCTACCTCACCCATGGAGACCTACAATAGGTTACGAATTAGTTGAAGCTATGCCACT GCCGAGCCAACATGCAACAAATGCCATGGTGGATCCGTGTTATACTCCTTATGGGATGGCCACAGAACCTTTGAAATTCCCTAACCTGGTCACCGGTTTTGAGCGTAATCCCGCACATGCAGCAAGGGCAGCACTCTACACAAGATATACTCCCCTGGAGTGGACTCAAAatgctttaaaactattcaacgaaTCGGACACCAATAGAAATTACTCTGAAAGATTAAGAGGAGATTTTATTAGAGTTATGAG AGAAACCGACGAAAAAACTGCACAAGGCCAACGGGAATCCGGCAGGAGATTGGGTGAGAGAATAACTGATACTACATTCTGGAGGAATGAAGTGCGAACAGAACTGGAACGTCTGATTGCGGAAGCTGATTTGATGCAAGGAGTAAAGAGGGCAGTGCAAAAAGCCTTAGATGATATCGAAGGTCCTTTGCATATTGCACAAGAATGTTTATATCATAGAGAAAAAAGAGATG GAATCGATATGGTTCACGACATAGCTGAACATGCTTTACTGAAAGAAATTGAAACCTATAGAAACAAACAAGAACAACTAAGAATCTTGTTGTCTAAAGCATCGGATCAGATGAGAAATAATAGAGCAGCTCAAGCTGAGCTAGAAAAGGATGTACAGAGCAAAGATTCTGCGCTTGGAATCGATAATATGTGCCATCAGCTAAATAATTTTTCCAAGGGAATCAACTATTACGGAGGAATAGAAAAATATGATCCCAC GACAAGTAACACAGTGACTTGGGCAGAAAACAGCAACAGAATCGTGCAAAGATCCCAATCAGAGCGAGGAAAGTCAGCCCAAATGAGATCCGATATCGACAACTTGATCAATGCCTGTGCTCAGGAAGTGTGGGATGCTTGGAGTAATACCAACAATGCACTAGCGAGAAGAGCAGCAGAAACGTTAGAAATCAAAAGCAAATTACAAATGCAATTACACAAA gtaCAGCAAGAAATATTTGACTTGGAGAAAAACATTGAACTTTTAAAAAAAGCTATCGTTGATAAAAGTAACCCGATGAGAGTTGCCCAGACGAGATTGGAGGCCAGAAGCCATAGAAAAGAGATAGAATTGTGTAGAGACACTGCACAGGATAG ACTGGTGTACGAAGTAAAAGATCTTCAAGACAGCATAGAAATATTACACAGAAAATTGCAGGAAGCTGAAGCCCAACATCAGCAGCTACTAAAAACTCGTTCTACCCTAGAGACCGATTTACACAACAAAGTCAATTCATTATTTATAGACAGGGAAAAGTGTATGGGCCTACGAAGGTCATTCCCTATTACAGCTACGATTAAATATTAA
- the LOC126884640 gene encoding tektin-3-like isoform X2, whose product MPDHDTVLYTQVQPWSTVGATPCMEQVAGPPMPTRIGNYYQTPLPHPWRPTIGYELVEAMPLPSQHATNAMVDPCYTPYGMATEPLKFPNLVTGFERNPAHAARAALYTRYTPLEWTQNALKLFNESDTNRNYSERLRGDFIRVMRETDEKTAQGQRESGRRLGERITDTTFWRNEVRTELERLIAEADLMQGVKRAVQKALDDIEGPLHIAQECLYHREKRDGIDMVHDIAEHALLKEIETYRNKQEQLRILLSKASDQMRNNRAAQAELEKDVQSKDSALGIDNMCHQLNNFSKGINYYGGIEKYDPTTSNTVTWAENSNRIVQRSQSERGKSAQMRSDIDNLINACAQEVWDAWSNTNNALARRAAETLEIKSKLQMQLHKVQQEIFDLEKNIELLKKAIVDKSNPMRVAQTRLEARSHRKEIELCRDTAQDRLVYEVKDLQDSIEILHRKLQEAEAQHQQLLKTRSTLETDLHNKVNSLFIDREKCMGLRRSFPITATIKY is encoded by the exons ATGCCAGATCACGACACTGTTTTATATACG CAAGTTCAACCATGGAGCACAGTAGGCGCTACGCCTTGTATGGAACAAGTCGCTGGACCTCCTATGCCCACAAGAATTGGAAATTATTATCAAACGCCTCTACCTCACCCATGGAGACCTACAATAGGTTACGAATTAGTTGAAGCTATGCCACT GCCGAGCCAACATGCAACAAATGCCATGGTGGATCCGTGTTATACTCCTTATGGGATGGCCACAGAACCTTTGAAATTCCCTAACCTGGTCACCGGTTTTGAGCGTAATCCCGCACATGCAGCAAGGGCAGCACTCTACACAAGATATACTCCCCTGGAGTGGACTCAAAatgctttaaaactattcaacgaaTCGGACACCAATAGAAATTACTCTGAAAGATTAAGAGGAGATTTTATTAGAGTTATGAG AGAAACCGACGAAAAAACTGCACAAGGCCAACGGGAATCCGGCAGGAGATTGGGTGAGAGAATAACTGATACTACATTCTGGAGGAATGAAGTGCGAACAGAACTGGAACGTCTGATTGCGGAAGCTGATTTGATGCAAGGAGTAAAGAGGGCAGTGCAAAAAGCCTTAGATGATATCGAAGGTCCTTTGCATATTGCACAAGAATGTTTATATCATAGAGAAAAAAGAGATG GAATCGATATGGTTCACGACATAGCTGAACATGCTTTACTGAAAGAAATTGAAACCTATAGAAACAAACAAGAACAACTAAGAATCTTGTTGTCTAAAGCATCGGATCAGATGAGAAATAATAGAGCAGCTCAAGCTGAGCTAGAAAAGGATGTACAGAGCAAAGATTCTGCGCTTGGAATCGATAATATGTGCCATCAGCTAAATAATTTTTCCAAGGGAATCAACTATTACGGAGGAATAGAAAAATATGATCCCAC GACAAGTAACACAGTGACTTGGGCAGAAAACAGCAACAGAATCGTGCAAAGATCCCAATCAGAGCGAGGAAAGTCAGCCCAAATGAGATCCGATATCGACAACTTGATCAATGCCTGTGCTCAGGAAGTGTGGGATGCTTGGAGTAATACCAACAATGCACTAGCGAGAAGAGCAGCAGAAACGTTAGAAATCAAAAGCAAATTACAAATGCAATTACACAAA gtaCAGCAAGAAATATTTGACTTGGAGAAAAACATTGAACTTTTAAAAAAAGCTATCGTTGATAAAAGTAACCCGATGAGAGTTGCCCAGACGAGATTGGAGGCCAGAAGCCATAGAAAAGAGATAGAATTGTGTAGAGACACTGCACAGGATAG ACTGGTGTACGAAGTAAAAGATCTTCAAGACAGCATAGAAATATTACACAGAAAATTGCAGGAAGCTGAAGCCCAACATCAGCAGCTACTAAAAACTCGTTCTACCCTAGAGACCGATTTACACAACAAAGTCAATTCATTATTTATAGACAGGGAAAAGTGTATGGGCCTACGAAGGTCATTCCCTATTACAGCTACGATTAAATATTAA